One segment of Gordonia terrae DNA contains the following:
- the mutM gene encoding bifunctional DNA-formamidopyrimidine glycosylase/DNA-(apurinic or apyrimidinic site) lyase codes for MPELPEVETVRSGLETHLVGRVVTSTEVLHPRAIRRHAGGEPDLIGRLAGKQVTGVRRRGKYLWIDLADSTDRAALVVHLGMSGQMLIARVGTPDHTHLRVRAVLDDENELRFVDQRTFGGWHLDDYTPDVYAPQHNSGTTDSASADVPTSVAHIATDPFDPAFDPGRVVDRMRAKHSEIKRVLLDQTVISGVGNIYADEALWRARLHGARIAETISRKKLRELIDAVTDVMAAALKVGGTSFDALYVNVNGQSGYFERSLNAYGRAGEPCRRCGAIMRREQFMNRSSFFCPKCQRPLRTL; via the coding sequence ATGCCTGAACTGCCCGAGGTCGAGACCGTCCGCAGCGGTCTCGAGACCCATCTCGTCGGGCGCGTGGTGACCTCGACCGAGGTCCTCCATCCCCGCGCGATCCGTCGTCATGCCGGGGGTGAGCCGGATCTGATCGGCCGGCTCGCCGGCAAGCAGGTGACCGGCGTCCGCCGCCGCGGCAAGTACCTGTGGATCGATCTCGCCGACTCCACCGACCGGGCGGCGCTCGTGGTCCATCTCGGGATGAGCGGGCAGATGCTCATCGCGCGGGTCGGAACCCCCGACCACACGCATCTGCGGGTCCGCGCCGTCCTCGACGACGAGAACGAACTCCGCTTCGTCGACCAACGCACCTTCGGCGGCTGGCATCTCGACGACTACACCCCTGATGTGTATGCGCCCCAGCATAATTCGGGCACGACCGACTCGGCATCCGCTGACGTCCCGACGTCGGTGGCGCACATCGCCACCGATCCCTTCGATCCGGCTTTCGATCCCGGCCGTGTCGTGGATCGCATGCGCGCCAAGCACTCCGAGATCAAACGGGTGCTGCTGGACCAGACCGTCATCTCCGGGGTCGGCAACATCTACGCCGACGAGGCGCTCTGGCGCGCGCGCCTGCACGGTGCGCGGATCGCCGAGACCATCAGTCGCAAGAAGCTACGCGAACTGATCGACGCCGTCACCGACGTGATGGCGGCGGCGCTGAAGGTCGGCGGGACATCCTTCGACGCGCTGTATGTGAACGTCAACGGACAGTCCGGGTACTTCGAACGGTCCCTGAACGCCTACGGGCGGGCGGGGGAGCCGTGTCGCAGGTGCGGCGCGATCATGCGGCGGGAGCAGTTCATGAACCGGAGCTCGTTCTTCTGCCCGAAGTGCCAGCGGCCGCTGCGAACTCTGTAA
- a CDS encoding YceD family protein encodes MTSEPSHGPGSTPRREPFVLDVRSMGRRPGTMSEVHRTVRTPERLGVEMVGIPADSDVDLDLRLEAVSEGILVTGTVCGETVGQCSRCLEPVDGTVTVFLTELFAYPDSATEQTTDADDIHRIADDRIDLEQSIIDAVALELPMSPLCSEDCQGLCQVCGVRLAIAEPGHSHEVIDPRWAGLASKFADLDADDSASASEGDAADTADPDRKRHRD; translated from the coding sequence GTGACATCAGAGCCGTCGCACGGTCCCGGTTCGACCCCCAGGCGCGAGCCGTTCGTGCTGGATGTGCGTTCGATGGGACGCCGCCCGGGCACCATGTCCGAGGTGCACCGAACGGTGCGTACACCCGAGCGGCTCGGCGTCGAGATGGTCGGTATCCCGGCGGATTCCGACGTCGATCTCGACCTGCGCCTCGAGGCGGTGTCCGAGGGGATCCTGGTGACCGGCACGGTGTGCGGCGAGACCGTCGGTCAATGTTCACGGTGCCTCGAACCCGTCGACGGAACGGTCACGGTCTTCCTCACCGAACTCTTCGCCTATCCGGACAGCGCGACCGAACAGACGACCGACGCCGACGACATCCATCGCATCGCCGATGACCGCATCGATCTCGAGCAGTCGATCATCGATGCGGTCGCGCTCGAGCTGCCGATGTCGCCGTTGTGTTCCGAGGACTGTCAAGGTCTGTGCCAGGTGTGCGGCGTCCGGCTCGCCATCGCCGAGCCGGGCCACTCCCACGAGGTCATCGACCCCCGGTGGGCTGGTCTCGCGAGCAAGTTCGCCGACCTCGACGCCGACGACTCGGCATCGGCGTCGGAGGGCGACGCCGCCGACACCGCGGATCCCGACCGGAAACGACATCGTGACTGA
- a CDS encoding acylphosphatase: MTDETRIGDGADRIRLTAHVHGHVQGVGFRWWTRSRALELGLVGYASNQADGRVLVVAEGTRDSALALLEALRSGTTPGRVDLVVERVDEPRGDLDGFVER, translated from the coding sequence ATGACCGACGAGACCCGGATTGGGGACGGCGCCGACCGCATCAGGCTGACCGCGCATGTCCACGGACACGTGCAGGGCGTGGGCTTCCGGTGGTGGACGCGGTCCCGCGCCCTCGAACTCGGTCTGGTCGGCTACGCATCGAACCAGGCCGACGGCCGGGTGCTCGTCGTCGCCGAAGGGACACGGGACTCGGCGCTCGCCCTGCTGGAGGCGCTCCGGTCCGGCACCACGCCGGGACGGGTCGACCTGGTCGTCGAGCGTGTGGATGAACCGCGCGGGGACCTCGACGGCTTCGTCGAACGGTGA
- a CDS encoding SWIM zinc finger family protein, protein MSAKSCTCGNWSAEHLPCP, encoded by the coding sequence GTGTCGGCGAAGTCATGTACCTGCGGAAATTGGTCCGCGGAACACCTACCTTGTCCCTGA
- the rnc gene encoding ribonuclease III yields MTEAVREDGPRAALLDALDTDIPDELLTLALTHRSYAYEHGGLPTNERLEFLGDSVLGVVITERLYLRYPDRPEGELAKIRASVVNMHALADVARGLGDEGGLGKYLFLGRGEEMTGGRDKDSILADGLESLFGAVFLSHGLETSQRVILRLFDERLDRAGSLGAGLDWKTSLQELSSERGFGPPQYQISATGPDHNKEFTATALVAGESLGEGVGRTKKEAEQQAAAHAWKVLTERASAS; encoded by the coding sequence GTGACTGAGGCCGTGCGGGAGGATGGACCGCGAGCCGCGCTGCTCGACGCCCTGGACACCGACATCCCCGATGAGCTCCTCACGCTGGCGCTGACCCATCGGTCCTACGCCTACGAACACGGCGGTCTCCCCACCAACGAGCGCCTGGAGTTCCTCGGCGACTCGGTGCTGGGCGTCGTCATCACCGAGCGTCTCTATCTGCGCTATCCCGATCGTCCCGAGGGTGAACTGGCCAAGATCCGCGCGAGCGTCGTCAACATGCACGCCCTCGCCGATGTGGCTCGCGGGCTCGGGGACGAGGGCGGGCTCGGAAAATACCTGTTCCTCGGTCGCGGCGAGGAGATGACGGGCGGCCGCGACAAGGACTCGATCCTGGCAGACGGTCTGGAATCACTGTTCGGCGCGGTCTTCCTCAGCCATGGTCTCGAGACCTCGCAGCGGGTCATCCTGCGCTTGTTCGACGAGCGTCTCGACCGTGCCGGCAGCCTCGGCGCGGGCCTGGACTGGAAGACCTCGCTCCAGGAGCTGAGTTCCGAGCGCGGCTTCGGTCCGCCGCAGTACCAGATCAGCGCGACCGGTCCAGACCACAACAAGGAGTTCACCGCGACCGCGCTGGTCGCGGGCGAGAGTCTCGGCGAGGGCGTCGGCCGGACCAAGAAGGAAGCGGAGCAGCAGGCGGCTGCGCATGCCTGGAAAGTGCTCACCGAGCGCGCTTCCGCCTCGTGA
- the rsmD gene encoding 16S rRNA (guanine(966)-N(2))-methyltransferase RsmD: protein MTRIIAGRLGGRRLRVPGEGTRPTSDRVRESVFNMLAARSDLDGLWVLDLYAGSGALGLEAISRGAAGATFVDSGRRAAATIAANVRACGVASNATVHTRAVSAYLAGAPERRFGVVFADPPYDVVAERIAEDLTLLTAHLDDDALVVVERSTRSIGEVWPSDYEVIVDKSYGDTRVEIGRLV, encoded by the coding sequence ATGACGAGGATCATCGCCGGCCGCTTGGGGGGTCGCCGGCTGCGCGTTCCGGGAGAGGGCACCCGACCCACGTCGGACCGGGTTCGCGAGTCGGTGTTCAACATGCTCGCCGCCCGATCCGACCTGGACGGACTCTGGGTGCTCGATCTGTATGCGGGGTCGGGGGCGCTGGGGCTCGAGGCGATCTCACGGGGGGCCGCCGGGGCGACGTTCGTGGACTCCGGCCGCCGGGCCGCCGCCACGATCGCCGCGAACGTGCGGGCCTGCGGGGTGGCCTCGAACGCCACCGTACATACGCGTGCGGTGTCCGCCTACCTCGCCGGCGCCCCGGAACGGCGCTTCGGAGTGGTCTTCGCCGACCCGCCGTACGACGTCGTCGCCGAACGGATCGCCGAGGACCTGACCCTGCTGACCGCACATCTGGACGACGACGCGCTGGTGGTCGTCGAACGGTCGACGCGGTCCATCGGGGAGGTCTGGCCGTCGGACTACGAGGTGATCGTCGACAAGTCCTACGGAGACACCCGGGTGGAGATCGGCCGCCTGGTCTGA
- the ectB gene encoding diaminobutyrate--2-oxoglutarate transaminase — translation MQLLDTQIDDAIFTTHESEVRSYCRNWPAVFTTAKGSHIKDQDGREYLDFFAGAGSLNYGHNNPVLKKALLEYIEADGITHGLDMATAAKGNFIEKFTSHILEPRGLDYKIQFPGPTGTNAVESALKLARKVTGRTSIISFTNAFHGMTLGSLSVTGNSMKRAGAGIPLVHATPMPFDNYFDGVMEDFHWFERVLDDSGSGLNRPAAVIVETVQGEGGVNVARAEWLRALSELCERRDILLIVDDVQMGCGRTGEFFSFEEAGIKPDIVTLSKSISGYGLPFALTLFKPELDVWTPGEHNGTFRGNNPAFVTAAKAIETYWADDALTRDIHAKGERIHEVFTDLCSRYDGISTRGRGMVRGLAFDDHTAAGKVCAQAFGAGLLAETSGPSDEVVKLLPPLTISREDLDRGLTILSDAVKEVIG, via the coding sequence ATGCAACTTCTCGACACCCAGATCGATGACGCCATATTCACCACCCATGAGTCCGAGGTGCGCAGCTACTGCCGCAACTGGCCTGCCGTCTTCACCACCGCCAAGGGCTCCCACATCAAGGACCAAGACGGTCGCGAGTACCTCGACTTTTTCGCCGGCGCCGGTTCGCTGAACTACGGCCACAACAACCCGGTCCTGAAGAAGGCGCTCCTCGAGTACATCGAAGCCGACGGCATCACGCACGGTCTCGACATGGCGACCGCCGCCAAGGGGAACTTCATCGAGAAGTTCACCAGCCACATCCTCGAGCCGCGCGGACTGGACTACAAGATCCAGTTCCCCGGACCGACGGGCACAAACGCGGTCGAGTCGGCGCTGAAGCTGGCCCGCAAGGTGACCGGACGTACGTCGATCATCAGCTTCACCAACGCTTTTCACGGCATGACCCTCGGGTCGCTGTCGGTGACCGGAAACTCAATGAAGCGCGCCGGCGCCGGTATCCCCCTCGTCCACGCGACCCCGATGCCGTTCGACAACTACTTCGACGGTGTCATGGAGGACTTCCACTGGTTCGAGCGCGTGCTCGACGACTCGGGCAGCGGCCTGAACCGTCCGGCAGCGGTCATCGTGGAGACGGTCCAGGGTGAGGGCGGCGTGAACGTGGCCCGCGCCGAGTGGCTGCGCGCGCTCTCCGAGCTCTGTGAGCGTCGCGACATCCTGCTGATCGTCGACGACGTGCAGATGGGCTGTGGCCGCACCGGCGAGTTCTTCTCGTTCGAGGAAGCCGGCATCAAGCCCGACATCGTCACGCTGTCGAAGTCGATCAGCGGTTACGGCCTGCCGTTCGCGCTGACCCTGTTCAAGCCCGAGCTCGACGTGTGGACCCCCGGCGAGCACAACGGGACCTTCCGCGGCAACAATCCCGCGTTCGTCACCGCCGCCAAGGCCATCGAGACCTACTGGGCCGATGACGCGCTGACCCGCGACATCCATGCCAAGGGTGAGCGGATCCACGAGGTCTTCACCGACCTGTGCAGCCGCTACGACGGCATCTCCACCCGCGGTCGCGGCATGGTGCGCGGACTCGCCTTCGACGACCACACCGCCGCCGGCAAGGTCTGCGCGCAGGCCTTCGGCGCGGGGCTCCTGGCCGAGACGTCGGGTCCGTCCGACGAGGTCGTCAAGCTGCTCCCGCCGCTGACCATCTCCCGCGAGGATCTCGACCGCGGCCTGACCATCCTGTCCGACGCAGTCAAGGAGGTGATCGGATGA
- the ectA gene encoding diaminobutyrate acetyltransferase, which produces MSPSQTRTAPTTTLAVDYRTPTVDDGTRLWEIASDSKVLDVNSSYSYVLWCHDFASTSIVAEVDGRAVGFVTGYRRQSDPSTLMVWQVAVDDDVRGHGIAATMLHQLFDRVNQQGMVAMHTTISPDNIPSQRLFASVAKARGLRFERRDLFAANTFPDSHEPEDLYMLEPEIPEP; this is translated from the coding sequence ATGAGCCCTTCCCAAACAAGAACGGCCCCAACAACCACCCTCGCCGTCGACTATCGGACACCCACAGTCGACGACGGCACCCGCCTCTGGGAAATCGCTTCGGACTCAAAGGTTCTCGACGTCAACTCGAGCTACTCCTACGTCCTGTGGTGCCACGATTTCGCCAGCACGTCCATCGTCGCCGAAGTAGACGGTCGCGCAGTCGGTTTCGTCACCGGCTACCGTCGGCAGAGCGATCCGTCCACCCTCATGGTGTGGCAGGTCGCCGTCGACGACGACGTCCGTGGACACGGCATCGCCGCGACGATGCTCCATCAACTGTTCGATCGCGTCAACCAGCAGGGCATGGTGGCCATGCACACGACCATCAGCCCGGACAACATCCCGTCGCAGCGCTTGTTCGCGTCGGTCGCCAAGGCTCGCGGACTCCGCTTCGAACGCCGGGATCTGTTCGCTGCCAACACGTTCCCCGACTCTCATGAGCCGGAGGACCTCTACATGCTCGAACCGGAGATCCCCGAGCCCTGA
- a CDS encoding HNH endonuclease signature motif containing protein, with the protein MFDGADPASLSDDALESRVLVHAAQITALTAEFLSLVAELNERQSWRGPGVHSLAHWLSWKAGVSRRTAQEQVRVAKALTELPLIRQAFGAGRLSYSKVRALTRVATPLREKELVNLALSCTASQLERAVRAMGRIDMDRGIEAENRPPVESTGRWKWNADGSLSVSLTLSPLDGARVLAGAVRAEYERTRTCDDSDLPAVSSVPRNAASELETVEGEPDFEVKPANRRDLWRNVPSNLAPAMVAMADMVHDGIAMPDLAPGAEILIHTDEGGELAHLDDGPALSVAELEEVHCGAAVRKALSRKVSGAPGKLALLGLGRKSRTPNRALVRALFVRDRCCQMPGCERTRHLHAHHVVFWSAGGETDLDNLILLCGSCHRALHRGEFSITGHRSQQFSFHRPGGSVIDVSPATRAPGQWSPDERVAADATVPVGGGKLDLGYATEVIYAVWEWKERSARRDAAAA; encoded by the coding sequence ATGTTCGATGGCGCGGATCCGGCGTCGTTGTCCGATGACGCGTTGGAAAGCAGGGTGCTGGTTCATGCCGCGCAGATCACCGCTCTCACCGCCGAGTTCTTGTCTCTGGTGGCGGAGTTGAATGAGCGGCAGTCGTGGCGGGGGCCGGGTGTTCACTCCCTGGCGCATTGGCTGTCGTGGAAGGCGGGTGTCTCTCGGCGCACGGCGCAGGAGCAGGTACGGGTGGCGAAGGCACTGACGGAGTTGCCGCTGATCCGGCAGGCGTTCGGTGCGGGGCGGTTGTCATATTCGAAGGTGCGGGCGCTGACGCGGGTGGCGACCCCGTTGCGGGAGAAAGAGCTGGTGAACCTGGCGTTGTCGTGTACGGCCTCCCAGCTGGAGCGGGCGGTACGTGCGATGGGACGGATCGATATGGATCGTGGCATCGAGGCGGAGAATCGCCCGCCGGTGGAGTCGACAGGCCGGTGGAAGTGGAATGCCGATGGTTCCTTGTCTGTGTCGCTGACGCTGTCTCCGCTGGATGGTGCCAGGGTCCTTGCCGGTGCGGTCCGTGCGGAGTACGAACGCACCCGGACCTGCGACGATTCGGATCTGCCCGCGGTGTCGAGCGTTCCGCGGAACGCTGCGAGCGAGTTGGAGACCGTGGAGGGAGAACCGGATTTCGAGGTCAAGCCGGCGAATCGGCGGGACCTGTGGCGGAATGTGCCGTCGAATCTGGCTCCCGCGATGGTGGCCATGGCCGACATGGTGCACGACGGGATCGCGATGCCTGATCTCGCTCCGGGCGCCGAGATCCTGATCCACACCGACGAGGGTGGAGAACTGGCCCACCTCGATGACGGGCCGGCGCTGTCGGTGGCCGAGTTGGAGGAGGTGCACTGTGGTGCTGCGGTCCGGAAGGCGTTGTCCAGGAAGGTGTCCGGCGCTCCAGGGAAGTTGGCATTGTTGGGGCTGGGGCGTAAGTCGCGAACGCCGAACAGGGCACTGGTCAGGGCGTTGTTCGTGAGAGACCGGTGCTGTCAGATGCCCGGCTGTGAACGCACACGGCATCTGCACGCCCATCACGTGGTGTTCTGGTCGGCCGGTGGGGAGACCGACCTGGACAACCTGATTCTGTTGTGTGGGAGCTGTCACCGTGCGTTGCATCGGGGTGAGTTCAGTATCACCGGTCATCGGTCGCAACAGTTTTCGTTCCACAGGCCGGGTGGTTCGGTGATCGACGTAAGTCCCGCGACACGCGCGCCGGGGCAGTGGTCGCCGGATGAACGGGTGGCGGCGGATGCGACGGTGCCCGTGGGTGGCGGCAAGCTTGACCTCGGGTACGCGACCGAGGTGATCTATGCGGTGTGGGAATGGAAGGAACGCAGCGCACGCCGAGACGCGGCAGCGGCCTGA
- a CDS encoding OsmC family protein, translating to MTIEQNTAAPAQAAEPAYTDLWVERTGTRRYTGRSSRGGEVLIGSQDVDGVFTPGELLKIALAACTGMSSDRPLARRLGDDYDATIRVSGDADRDNEVYPRIEETLEIDLSELDPDAAARLLVVVERAIDAVCTVGRTVKAGAEVDLRIETD from the coding sequence ATGACGATCGAACAGAACACCGCCGCCCCGGCACAGGCCGCGGAGCCCGCGTACACCGACCTCTGGGTCGAGCGCACCGGCACGCGCCGCTACACCGGACGCAGCTCGCGCGGTGGCGAGGTGCTGATCGGCTCACAGGATGTCGATGGTGTGTTCACCCCGGGTGAGCTGCTCAAGATCGCATTGGCAGCCTGCACCGGCATGTCCTCGGACCGGCCGCTGGCGCGTCGCCTCGGTGACGACTACGACGCGACGATCCGGGTGAGCGGCGACGCGGACCGCGACAACGAGGTCTACCCGCGCATCGAGGAGACCCTCGAGATCGACCTGTCCGAACTCGACCCCGATGCCGCCGCGCGCCTGCTGGTCGTCGTCGAACGGGCCATCGACGCGGTGTGCACGGTCGGGCGCACGGTGAAGGCCGGTGCCGAGGTGGATCTGCGGATCGAGACGGACTGA
- a CDS encoding DivIVA domain-containing protein — MYRVFEALDELVAIVEEARSVPMTAGCVVPRGDVLELLDDIKDSIPGELDDAQDVLDQRDTLIGDAREHAETTVAKADSESEAVLAHARAEADRILSEAKAQADRMVDEASAHSNSLVGDASEEAHRLQTSAAREFEAVTGRARAEAQRTIDAANNSYDKSVADGIAEQQRLVSETEVVGAAKSEAERIIDAAHAEADRLRGDCDVYVDEKLAQFEEVLTGTLRSVNRGRHQLRTGAGMHDYVEYPRGVDESGRTENKGDGSRSREASARHTYDRDHGSPLAV, encoded by the coding sequence GTGTACCGGGTATTTGAGGCTCTCGACGAGCTGGTCGCGATCGTCGAAGAGGCACGAAGTGTGCCGATGACCGCAGGCTGCGTCGTCCCGCGCGGCGATGTGCTGGAACTCCTCGACGACATCAAGGACTCCATCCCCGGCGAGCTCGACGACGCGCAGGACGTGCTCGATCAGCGCGACACGCTCATCGGCGATGCCCGCGAGCATGCCGAGACGACGGTGGCGAAGGCGGATTCGGAGTCCGAGGCCGTTCTCGCGCACGCCCGCGCCGAGGCGGACCGGATTCTGTCCGAGGCGAAGGCGCAGGCCGACCGAATGGTCGACGAGGCGAGCGCGCACTCGAACTCGCTGGTCGGGGATGCCTCCGAGGAGGCCCATCGCCTGCAGACGAGCGCTGCTCGCGAATTCGAGGCCGTCACGGGTCGGGCGCGGGCCGAGGCCCAGCGCACCATCGACGCGGCCAACAACTCCTACGACAAGTCGGTGGCCGACGGCATCGCCGAGCAGCAGCGGCTGGTCTCCGAGACCGAGGTCGTCGGCGCGGCGAAGTCCGAGGCGGAGCGCATCATCGATGCCGCCCACGCGGAGGCGGATCGTCTGCGCGGTGATTGCGATGTCTACGTCGACGAGAAGCTCGCCCAGTTCGAAGAGGTCCTGACCGGCACGCTGCGATCGGTGAACCGTGGGCGGCACCAGCTGCGCACCGGTGCCGGAATGCACGATTACGTCGAGTACCCCCGCGGCGTCGACGAGTCCGGCCGGACCGAGAACAAGGGTGACGGTTCACGCTCACGCGAGGCGTCCGCGCGTCACACCTACGACCGCGATCATGGTTCGCCGCTCGCGGTGTGA
- the coaD gene encoding pantetheine-phosphate adenylyltransferase, which yields MTTAVCPGSFDPFTLGHRYVVERAAACFDEVVITVVVNPNKRGMFAVDERIALIEEDCADIPNVRVDRWEGLLVDYLRQESIHTIVKGLRSAVDFDYEVPMAQMNRELADVETVFLLTDPRFAHVSSSLVKEVAKLGGDVSPFLSKHVHGRLLGRLSGELTA from the coding sequence ATGACGACGGCTGTGTGTCCCGGTTCCTTCGATCCCTTCACCCTCGGTCATCGATACGTGGTCGAACGCGCTGCGGCGTGTTTCGACGAGGTCGTGATCACGGTGGTGGTCAATCCCAACAAGCGCGGCATGTTCGCGGTCGACGAGCGCATCGCACTCATCGAGGAGGACTGCGCCGACATCCCGAACGTGCGGGTCGATCGGTGGGAGGGCCTCCTCGTCGACTATCTACGCCAGGAGTCGATCCACACGATCGTCAAGGGGCTGCGTTCCGCGGTGGACTTCGACTACGAGGTGCCGATGGCCCAGATGAATCGCGAGCTCGCCGACGTGGAGACCGTTTTCCTGCTCACCGACCCGCGGTTCGCGCACGTGTCGAGTTCGCTCGTGAAAGAGGTGGCGAAATTGGGAGGCGACGTCTCGCCGTTCCTGTCGAAACACGTGCACGGCCGATTGCTGGGTCGACTGTCCGGCGAGCTGACGGCCTGA